A region from the Geobacter benzoatilyticus genome encodes:
- a CDS encoding DUF4105 domain-containing protein, whose protein sequence is MPMICCSYRKRFHLIMQPLAVGLLVLLINFGASAGVCFGADDPYLSDLLNRAAERRLHRERAWEVLLHYRPRGEERKSLVDDPRFFLSPEGKTDPAAELAATLRGIFSPDTTGDEHPRCRFPARAAWLAEELAIAPEHLPPMACPQLDEAMEAVNPRTAVLVFPAAHPNGPASMFGHTLLRVGSTYRSDLLSYAVNYASHTTDTNGIVYAFKGIFGGYPGYYSILPYYEKVKEYNDLEHRDVWEYPLALTPDEVVRMVRHIWELRGIYSDYYFFDENCSFNLLFLLEAARPQLRLAEEYWDRAGFWVMPADTVAVIDRAGLLEKQTYRPAQATRIRHRASLLSPDARREALLTARSPRLAQNVAASGRPVEERRQILNLAAEYVQYRYSRKELEQPEFQRQFLEVLRARSPLGPDESDAGQVPVPPLPETGHMPGRIGLGAGYRHDTPFVELTLRPAYHSLMDADEGYSPHSQINFMEATGRYYTERNSVKLQKLTVVDIVSLAPRDEFFKPISWKVNGGLSRRPFADGSDRLFARFNTGGGMAWPVPGNGVVYGMAEMDINVSDRLRDKAVLGGGLSAGIIVTPVERWKAALSGSAFGYGLEFHEYYRVALEQNLALSRSLGLGFTASWERSFDRNRAEALLTVNRYF, encoded by the coding sequence ATGCCAATGATCTGTTGCTCGTACCGAAAACGTTTCCACCTGATTATGCAGCCCCTGGCCGTGGGGCTGCTGGTGTTGTTAATCAATTTTGGGGCTTCTGCCGGCGTCTGCTTCGGAGCCGATGACCCCTATCTTTCAGATCTCCTGAACCGGGCCGCGGAACGCCGGCTCCATAGGGAGCGTGCCTGGGAGGTGCTGCTCCACTATCGCCCCAGGGGTGAAGAGCGGAAGAGCCTGGTGGACGATCCCCGTTTTTTCCTCTCCCCGGAAGGGAAGACCGACCCTGCGGCGGAGCTGGCTGCCACCCTGCGCGGCATATTCTCCCCGGATACCACCGGCGACGAGCACCCCCGCTGCCGGTTCCCAGCCCGCGCCGCCTGGCTCGCGGAAGAGCTGGCCATCGCCCCGGAGCATCTCCCCCCCATGGCCTGCCCCCAGCTGGACGAGGCAATGGAGGCCGTCAATCCCCGCACTGCGGTGTTGGTATTCCCCGCTGCCCATCCCAACGGACCAGCCTCCATGTTCGGCCACACCCTGTTGCGGGTGGGAAGCACCTATCGGAGCGATCTCCTCTCCTACGCGGTCAACTACGCCTCCCATACCACCGACACCAACGGTATCGTCTACGCCTTCAAGGGGATTTTCGGGGGATATCCAGGGTATTATTCAATTCTTCCCTATTATGAAAAAGTAAAGGAATACAACGATCTGGAGCACCGGGATGTTTGGGAGTATCCCCTCGCCCTCACCCCCGATGAGGTTGTGCGGATGGTGCGCCATATCTGGGAGCTGCGGGGTATCTACTCTGATTATTATTTCTTCGACGAGAACTGCTCGTTCAATCTGCTCTTTCTTCTCGAGGCTGCCCGGCCCCAGCTGAGGCTTGCGGAGGAGTATTGGGACCGAGCAGGCTTTTGGGTGATGCCGGCCGATACCGTTGCGGTCATCGACAGGGCCGGGCTCCTCGAGAAGCAGACCTACCGCCCCGCCCAAGCGACCCGCATTCGCCACAGGGCGTCGCTACTGTCGCCGGATGCCCGCAGGGAGGCGCTCCTGACGGCCCGTTCGCCCCGGCTGGCACAGAATGTTGCCGCTTCCGGCCGCCCCGTTGAGGAGCGCCGCCAGATACTCAACCTGGCAGCCGAATACGTCCAGTACCGCTATTCGCGCAAAGAACTGGAGCAGCCGGAGTTTCAGCGGCAGTTCCTGGAGGTGCTCCGGGCGCGAAGCCCCCTGGGCCCCGACGAGTCGGACGCTGGACAGGTTCCGGTCCCTCCTCTGCCGGAGACCGGGCATATGCCGGGACGGATCGGCCTCGGTGCCGGCTACCGTCACGACACCCCCTTCGTGGAGTTGACCCTGCGCCCGGCGTACCACTCCCTGATGGATGCCGATGAAGGATACAGCCCCCATTCCCAGATTAACTTCATGGAGGCGACCGGCCGCTACTACACGGAGCGGAACTCGGTCAAGCTTCAGAAGCTCACGGTGGTGGACATCGTATCCCTGGCCCCCCGGGACGAGTTTTTCAAGCCCATTTCCTGGAAGGTGAACGGCGGCCTTTCCCGCCGCCCCTTTGCCGATGGTTCCGATCGCTTGTTTGCCCGGTTTAACACCGGCGGCGGCATGGCTTGGCCGGTTCCCGGCAACGGGGTGGTTTATGGCATGGCGGAGATGGATATAAACGTGAGTGACCGCCTGCGGGACAAGGCAGTGCTTGGTGGCGGCCTTTCCGCGGGAATTATCGTCACTCCCGTCGAGCGCTGGAAGGCGGCGCTTTCGGGGAGTGCCTTCGGATACGGGCTCGAATTTCATGAGTACTACCGTGTGGCCCTGGAGCAGAACCTGGCCCTGAGCCGTTCCCTGGGCCTCGGCTTCACGGCATCGTGGGAGCGGAGCTTCGACCGAAACCGGGCCGAGGCCCTACTGACGGTAAACCGCTATTTCTGA
- a CDS encoding DUF3015 family protein, with the protein MKRIILAAAITVVTASSVFAAGGKANTGCGLGTVLWAGRADGSILSQAFQATTNQTFGNQTFGITSGTLECGTPGKAVQNERLNHFVRANMDNLALDIAQGHGESLDAFAELLQVPAEKRPGFYAALQSNFSSVFTSENVVVAEVIDNAVAVAN; encoded by the coding sequence ATGAAAAGAATTATTCTCGCGGCAGCCATCACCGTCGTCACTGCAAGCTCTGTTTTTGCGGCCGGCGGCAAGGCCAATACCGGCTGTGGTCTCGGAACGGTCCTGTGGGCCGGCAGGGCAGACGGCTCCATCCTCTCGCAGGCATTTCAGGCAACAACCAACCAGACCTTCGGCAACCAGACCTTCGGCATCACCTCCGGAACCCTTGAGTGCGGTACTCCCGGCAAGGCAGTGCAGAATGAGCGCCTGAACCACTTTGTCCGCGCCAACATGGACAACCTGGCCCTTGATATCGCCCAGGGCCACGGTGAGTCCCTCGACGCCTTTGCCGAGCTCCTCCAGGTTCCGGCCGAAAAGCGCCCCGGTTTCTATGCTGCCCTCCAGAGCAACTTCTCGTCGGTATTCACCTCCGAGAACGTGGTTGTGGCAGAGGTAATCGATAACGCCGTTGCCGTTGCCAACTGA
- a CDS encoding alpha/beta hydrolase: MLICPGCSSLLFYPQRQLVDNPLLVRFPAEDVFFRSSDGVRLHGWFLRPSRPSRGSILVLHGNAENISTHVNSVFWLVQEGFAVFIIDYRGFGLSEGKPAIEGVHRDAEAALATLLTLPGVDPRRIAVMGQSLGGAVAIHLVATTPYKKAVRQLIVDSPFADYRLIAREKLGGFFLTWPLQYPLSLLFNNSYSPLLFMGQVAPVPVIIINDEQDPIVPAHHGRLLRDAAGPKAELWTTSGRGHVGSFADPELRRTLVERLDRVFAPMTSGQ, from the coding sequence ATGCTGATATGTCCGGGCTGTTCGTCGCTCCTGTTTTACCCTCAGCGGCAACTGGTGGACAATCCGCTGCTCGTCCGTTTTCCCGCCGAAGACGTATTCTTCCGCTCTTCCGACGGGGTCCGCCTGCACGGCTGGTTCCTGCGCCCCTCCCGCCCGTCCCGTGGCAGCATTCTCGTTCTCCACGGCAACGCCGAAAATATCAGCACCCATGTGAACAGTGTCTTCTGGCTGGTTCAGGAAGGTTTCGCGGTTTTCATCATAGATTACCGGGGATTTGGCTTGTCCGAGGGGAAACCGGCCATCGAAGGGGTTCATCGGGATGCCGAGGCGGCTCTTGCTACGCTCTTGACTCTGCCGGGTGTGGACCCGCGCCGGATAGCGGTTATGGGGCAAAGCCTGGGTGGGGCCGTTGCAATCCATCTGGTGGCGACTACACCATACAAAAAAGCAGTCCGGCAATTAATCGTCGACAGCCCCTTTGCCGATTACCGGCTCATCGCCAGGGAGAAGCTGGGCGGTTTCTTCCTCACCTGGCCCCTGCAGTATCCCCTCTCACTTCTCTTCAATAACTCTTACAGCCCCCTGCTGTTCATGGGGCAGGTTGCGCCGGTACCGGTCATCATCATCAACGACGAGCAGGATCCGATAGTTCCGGCGCATCACGGCAGGCTGCTGCGCGATGCGGCCGGCCCCAAAGCGGAGCTCTGGACGACGTCGGGCCGGGGTCATGTCGGTTCGTTTGCCGACCCGGAGTTGAGGCGCACCCTTGTGGAGCGTCTCGACCGGGTGTTTGCCCCCATGACTTCAGGGCAGTAA
- a CDS encoding sensor histidine kinase, whose product MPLRLSLLAKLSLAISLILLATMGLFAYINVEQLEKLLYEEAITDADKLSETIIRTTHYHMLENNLKRAYQIIDEVGSQRDSIERIRMVNKFGLVTHSTDSKENGLYLDKKAEACSMCHSGPSPLLHATSMNRSRIFTDKAGKEVLGLAKAIYNEERCFTAPCHFHPKEAKVLGVLDVIVSLDQMHQKVYVYRNEIIVLTVMQIGLIALCLTFLTQRLVNRPVRAMVQHAHLIGGGDLDATVTVKNRDELGELANAFNRMTKNLKKARVELEDWGKNLEEKVEERTQEIKKIESQLVHSEKLASLGELVAGIAHEINNPLTGILVFASLIAGDSKLDPSLKGDLDLIVKETQRCARIVKGLLDFARESMPQKKPSALNAIMDATLTLICNQACFHDINVVKEYNPDIPEMHLDPNQIEQVFINLLLNACHAIGGPGEIRIKTGIDHEKGEVYAAITDNGCGIPEENLSKIFDPFFSTKDNKGTGLGLSVSYGIIEGHGGRIDVQSTVDVGTTFTCWLPVDYEESQKTATEPDPPPPQKPA is encoded by the coding sequence ATGCCTTTGCGCCTGTCGCTGCTAGCCAAACTGTCCCTCGCTATAAGCCTCATCCTCCTCGCCACCATGGGGCTCTTTGCCTATATCAACGTGGAACAGCTCGAGAAGCTCCTCTACGAAGAAGCCATAACCGATGCCGACAAACTGAGCGAAACGATCATCCGCACCACCCACTACCACATGCTCGAAAACAACCTGAAGCGGGCCTACCAGATTATCGACGAAGTAGGTTCCCAAAGGGACTCCATAGAGCGGATCAGGATGGTAAACAAGTTCGGGCTGGTCACCCATTCTACCGACAGCAAGGAAAACGGCCTCTATCTCGACAAGAAAGCCGAAGCATGCAGCATGTGCCACTCGGGGCCATCCCCCCTGCTCCACGCCACCAGCATGAACCGCAGCCGCATCTTCACCGACAAGGCGGGGAAAGAGGTCCTCGGCCTGGCCAAGGCCATCTACAACGAAGAACGCTGCTTCACGGCCCCCTGCCATTTCCACCCCAAGGAGGCAAAGGTCCTCGGCGTCCTCGATGTCATCGTCTCCCTCGACCAGATGCACCAGAAAGTCTACGTCTACCGCAATGAAATCATCGTCCTGACCGTCATGCAAATCGGCCTTATCGCCCTTTGCCTGACTTTCTTGACCCAGCGCCTGGTCAACCGGCCGGTCCGTGCAATGGTTCAGCACGCGCACCTGATCGGAGGAGGCGACCTCGACGCCACGGTGACCGTCAAAAACCGCGACGAACTCGGCGAACTGGCCAATGCGTTTAACAGGATGACAAAAAACCTCAAAAAAGCCAGGGTAGAACTTGAGGACTGGGGGAAAAACCTTGAAGAGAAAGTGGAAGAGCGGACTCAGGAGATCAAGAAAATCGAGTCGCAACTGGTCCACTCCGAAAAACTCGCTTCCCTGGGAGAACTCGTTGCGGGGATCGCCCACGAGATCAACAATCCGCTGACCGGAATCCTCGTCTTCGCATCGCTGATCGCAGGCGACTCCAAACTCGATCCGTCCCTGAAGGGGGACCTGGACCTCATCGTCAAAGAGACCCAGAGATGTGCCCGGATCGTGAAAGGGCTCCTCGACTTCGCACGGGAATCGATGCCCCAGAAAAAGCCCTCCGCGCTCAATGCCATCATGGACGCGACATTGACCCTGATCTGCAACCAGGCCTGTTTCCACGACATCAACGTAGTGAAGGAGTACAACCCGGATATCCCCGAGATGCATCTCGACCCGAACCAGATAGAGCAGGTTTTCATAAATCTGCTCCTGAACGCCTGCCATGCCATCGGCGGCCCGGGAGAAATAAGGATAAAAACCGGCATTGACCATGAAAAGGGCGAGGTCTACGCGGCCATAACCGATAACGGCTGCGGCATTCCCGAGGAAAACCTGTCGAAAATCTTCGATCCGTTTTTCTCAACCAAAGACAACAAGGGTACCGGTCTGGGGCTCTCGGTTTCCTACGGAATTATTGAGGGACACGGAGGAAGAATAGACGTGCAAAGCACCGTCGACGTGGGAACCACCTTCACCTGCTGGCTCCCTGTGGATTATGAAGAATCGCAAAAGACCGCAACGGAGCCGGACCCGCCCCCTCCGCAAAAACCCGCCTGA
- a CDS encoding sigma-54-dependent transcriptional regulator, with the protein MENIDVLVVDDEAVIREGLRRILEKEGFYVETSASGQIALERMQEENFSLVITDLKMPGMSGMEVLKAIKVLQPEVPVIIITGFSTVDTAVEAMKNGAFDYIAKPFTPEQITEKVKKALDQRAVLIENIFLKKELGDHHGFDLFVGESKEIQKVYRRIIQVAPTDSTVLITGESGTGKELVARAIHNHSNRRENPFVAVDCTSLAENLLESELFGHVKGSFTGAIQTKTGLFKVADGGTLFLDEISNISLTTQAKLLRVLQEREITPIGGTQPVPIDIRLVAATNKNLRTLVAQGTFREDLFFRLNIIPIDLPPLRDRKGDMPLLIAFFLKKFSEEMGREIRGLAPDAMALLEDYNFPGNVRELENIIERAVVLAEEDLIQKEDLELRLAGGEGTAAAAYIPQNVEELKETKRQIRERAVEPIEKAFVLQALKRNNWNITRAAEETGMLRPNFQALLKKLRISVRNQMSN; encoded by the coding sequence ATGGAAAACATTGATGTACTTGTGGTTGATGACGAAGCGGTCATACGTGAAGGGTTGCGGCGCATTCTGGAAAAGGAGGGATTTTACGTTGAGACCTCCGCCAGCGGGCAGATTGCGCTGGAGCGGATGCAGGAGGAAAACTTCAGCCTGGTCATAACCGACCTGAAAATGCCGGGCATGAGCGGCATGGAGGTTCTCAAGGCCATAAAGGTTCTTCAGCCCGAAGTCCCGGTTATCATCATAACCGGCTTCTCGACCGTAGATACTGCCGTGGAGGCCATGAAAAACGGCGCCTTCGACTATATTGCCAAGCCGTTCACCCCCGAACAGATTACCGAGAAAGTGAAAAAAGCCCTCGATCAGCGGGCTGTACTGATTGAGAATATCTTCCTGAAGAAAGAACTGGGAGACCATCACGGCTTCGACCTCTTCGTGGGAGAGAGCAAGGAGATACAGAAAGTCTACCGGCGTATCATCCAGGTTGCTCCCACCGACAGTACGGTCCTCATCACCGGAGAGAGCGGCACGGGCAAAGAGCTCGTTGCGCGTGCAATCCACAACCACAGCAACCGTCGCGAAAACCCCTTTGTTGCCGTCGATTGCACTTCACTGGCAGAAAATCTTCTTGAAAGCGAGTTGTTCGGCCACGTGAAAGGATCATTCACCGGCGCCATCCAGACCAAGACCGGTCTCTTCAAGGTTGCCGACGGCGGCACCCTCTTTCTTGACGAAATATCCAACATCAGCCTCACGACCCAGGCTAAGCTCCTGCGGGTCCTCCAGGAGAGGGAGATCACACCCATCGGCGGCACTCAGCCGGTTCCCATCGATATCCGCCTTGTTGCCGCCACCAACAAGAACCTCCGGACCCTGGTCGCGCAGGGAACCTTCCGGGAAGACCTCTTCTTCCGCCTGAACATTATTCCCATCGACCTTCCTCCACTGCGTGACCGCAAGGGGGATATGCCGCTGCTTATCGCGTTCTTCCTGAAGAAATTTTCCGAGGAGATGGGGCGGGAGATCCGCGGGCTTGCGCCTGATGCAATGGCGCTGCTGGAGGACTACAATTTCCCCGGAAACGTCCGGGAGCTTGAGAACATCATAGAACGAGCCGTGGTCCTTGCCGAGGAGGATCTGATCCAGAAGGAGGATCTGGAACTTCGCCTCGCAGGAGGCGAGGGGACGGCAGCCGCGGCCTATATCCCCCAGAACGTAGAGGAGTTGAAGGAGACCAAGCGCCAGATACGGGAGCGGGCCGTCGAGCCCATCGAGAAGGCTTTTGTCCTCCAGGCGCTTAAGCGCAACAACTGGAATATCACCCGTGCTGCCGAAGAGACGGGCATGCTCCGCCCGAACTTCCAGGCGTTGCTGAAAAAACTGCGTATTTCAGTGCGGAATCAGATGAGTAATTGA
- a CDS encoding response regulator, whose protein sequence is MLGLLIADNDTVARKELADLFIEAGYNVTVTNSAANALNGVLKKTAQVVLIGSEFDEFKAGELIPLIKKCDRNVTIILVSNDASLPVIRKLRKEGIFYHALRPVKPEDKEEIRQVVRCAFENLLNSRPEK, encoded by the coding sequence ATGTTAGGACTTCTCATTGCTGATAATGATACGGTCGCTCGCAAGGAACTGGCGGATCTCTTCATCGAGGCGGGCTACAATGTAACCGTAACCAACTCCGCAGCCAACGCCCTCAATGGGGTCCTCAAAAAGACCGCCCAAGTAGTACTGATCGGAAGCGAGTTCGACGAATTCAAGGCGGGGGAACTGATACCCCTGATAAAAAAATGCGACAGGAACGTAACCATCATCCTCGTTTCCAACGACGCATCGCTTCCTGTCATTCGCAAACTGCGAAAGGAAGGGATTTTTTATCACGCCCTGAGACCGGTCAAGCCGGAAGACAAGGAGGAGATTCGCCAGGTGGTGCGATGCGCCTTCGAAAACCTCCTCAACAGCCGACCGGAGAAATAG
- a CDS encoding cytochrome c3 family protein, with protein MLTLRSAAFVLSILSIFPLTALAANMPEDACITCHGDKNISGKNGSHLFVDPVQYKKTSHSIIGCTSCHESVTANHPNDGIRPSRATCKECHNEVNQEYAASLHANNAGCADCHNPHTVKSPAMTSASDMNAMCAKCHGTNDMVKAHAKWLPQADLHIDALPCITCHTGSENYVITMYIEKRIGSEKHSNFKVASHDDLTRLVPGGKDVKSLIDSNNDNLISLDELRSFNLNSKHDDMRLWGMMTPEKVTHSYQILDNRWDCTFCHASGPKAMQTSYVAFPDKGGTYTRVAVEKGAVLDVLYGTPDFYMMGSTRSTALSIVGGLIVLGGMGFAGVHGTFRFLTRRNRKEH; from the coding sequence ATGTTAACCTTACGATCAGCAGCTTTCGTGCTGTCGATTCTCTCGATCTTCCCGCTTACGGCTCTTGCTGCCAACATGCCTGAAGATGCATGCATCACCTGCCACGGCGACAAGAACATCAGCGGCAAAAATGGGTCGCATCTCTTCGTCGATCCGGTTCAATACAAGAAAACCAGCCACTCAATCATCGGGTGCACGTCTTGCCATGAATCGGTAACCGCGAACCACCCCAATGACGGGATCAGGCCTTCCAGGGCTACCTGCAAGGAATGCCACAATGAAGTCAATCAGGAATATGCCGCAAGTCTCCACGCCAACAACGCCGGATGTGCCGATTGCCATAATCCCCACACGGTGAAATCGCCGGCAATGACATCCGCCAGCGACATGAACGCCATGTGCGCCAAGTGCCATGGGACCAACGACATGGTAAAAGCCCACGCAAAATGGCTTCCTCAGGCTGACCTCCACATTGACGCGCTCCCCTGCATCACCTGTCACACCGGGTCTGAGAATTACGTCATTACCATGTACATCGAAAAACGTATAGGATCAGAGAAACATAGCAATTTCAAGGTAGCAAGCCACGACGATCTCACTCGTCTCGTGCCGGGCGGCAAAGATGTTAAATCCCTCATTGACAGCAACAACGACAACCTCATCTCCCTTGATGAGCTACGCTCCTTTAACCTTAACTCGAAACACGACGACATGAGGCTCTGGGGGATGATGACCCCTGAAAAGGTGACCCACAGCTATCAGATTCTAGACAACCGCTGGGACTGCACCTTCTGCCACGCATCGGGCCCCAAGGCAATGCAGACGAGCTACGTCGCATTTCCTGACAAGGGAGGAACGTACACCCGCGTAGCAGTGGAGAAAGGCGCAGTACTCGATGTCCTTTATGGGACCCCCGACTTCTACATGATGGGCTCCACCCGCAGCACGGCGCTCTCCATAGTCGGCGGCCTCATCGTCCTGGGCGGCATGGGGTTTGCCGGAGTACACGGGACCTTCAGATTCCTTACCAGAAGAAATAGAAAGGAGCACTAA
- a CDS encoding cytochrome b/b6 domain-containing protein → MSAHSEQTLHAEHAELNEHAKHVEYIYLTPMPVRIWHWINALGIVTLVVTGIQIRFPEYVNIFGTYKAAIRLHNTAGITVSIFYAIWFAYYLIVKGNLFKLYVPSVYDIKMGIFRQVLYYFYYYFKGGSSPHHPSPDDKFNPMQKVAYMGLMLVLLPLVILSGILILNVAPLREMIMLLGGLKILVSAHFLIACCFFAFLFVHIYLATMGHTVIAHFKPMWNGWEEVDHH, encoded by the coding sequence ATGAGCGCCCATAGCGAGCAAACATTGCATGCTGAACATGCTGAACTCAATGAACACGCAAAACACGTCGAATATATCTACCTCACCCCCATGCCGGTAAGGATATGGCACTGGATCAATGCCCTCGGGATTGTAACCCTTGTGGTTACCGGCATCCAGATCAGGTTCCCAGAATATGTGAACATCTTCGGAACCTACAAGGCCGCCATAAGACTCCATAATACTGCCGGAATAACGGTCTCCATTTTCTACGCTATATGGTTTGCCTACTACCTGATCGTAAAGGGGAATCTATTCAAGCTCTATGTCCCCAGCGTCTATGACATAAAGATGGGAATATTCCGCCAGGTGCTCTATTACTTTTACTATTATTTCAAAGGCGGCTCGAGCCCTCACCACCCCAGTCCCGACGACAAGTTCAACCCGATGCAGAAAGTGGCTTACATGGGGCTGATGCTCGTACTGCTGCCACTGGTAATCCTGAGCGGCATCCTGATCCTCAACGTGGCACCACTCAGAGAAATGATCATGCTCCTGGGAGGCCTCAAAATTCTGGTCAGTGCCCATTTCCTGATTGCCTGCTGCTTCTTCGCCTTCCTTTTCGTTCACATCTACCTGGCCACCATGGGGCACACCGTAATAGCCCACTTCAAGCCCATGTGGAATGGCTGGGAAGAAGTAGACCACCACTGA
- a CDS encoding cytochrome c3 family protein, which translates to MRFRFTLLLVAYTLVAAGLSYGISIRDVVFTTKDAGNVVFKHKAHLGKKGIENNCKACHPSIFDMKKKVTYTMADMERGKSCGACHTGKNGVFPLKDCARCHAVKEITYHVKSAGPTPFSHKKHLAKYSDCSACHPRLFKAGRNKPVTMAEMEKGKSCGACHNGKSAFSVDECARCHLVKEVSLTSKETGRIIFSHKLHTSKRKCGDCHNQLYTPGRNTPVGMAAMEKGKSCGACHNGKGLFDVKQCAKCHPVKNVDFKVKGAGPAKFDHDLHLGMYSCNACHTKIFKAGRNNKVVTMLEMENGKSCGACHDGKKAFSVREDCVKCHDM; encoded by the coding sequence ATGAGATTCCGCTTCACCCTTCTGCTCGTGGCCTACACGCTCGTCGCCGCCGGCCTTTCCTACGGCATCAGCATCAGGGATGTCGTCTTCACCACCAAAGACGCCGGAAATGTCGTCTTCAAGCACAAGGCCCACCTTGGCAAAAAGGGGATTGAAAATAACTGCAAAGCCTGTCACCCCTCCATCTTCGACATGAAGAAGAAAGTCACCTACACCATGGCCGACATGGAGCGGGGAAAGTCTTGCGGAGCCTGTCACACCGGCAAGAACGGAGTCTTCCCGCTCAAGGATTGCGCCCGCTGCCACGCCGTGAAGGAAATCACCTACCATGTAAAATCCGCCGGCCCCACCCCCTTCAGCCACAAGAAGCACCTGGCCAAGTACTCCGACTGTAGCGCCTGCCACCCCAGGTTATTCAAGGCCGGACGCAATAAGCCCGTCACCATGGCCGAGATGGAGAAAGGGAAATCCTGCGGGGCTTGCCATAACGGCAAATCAGCCTTCAGTGTCGATGAATGCGCTCGTTGCCACCTGGTTAAAGAAGTGAGCCTCACATCCAAGGAAACCGGCAGGATTATCTTCAGCCACAAGCTCCATACCAGCAAGAGAAAGTGCGGCGACTGCCACAACCAGCTCTACACCCCCGGGCGCAACACGCCGGTCGGCATGGCGGCCATGGAAAAAGGGAAATCGTGCGGGGCCTGCCACAACGGCAAGGGTCTCTTCGATGTGAAGCAATGCGCCAAGTGCCACCCGGTCAAGAATGTCGACTTCAAGGTAAAAGGGGCAGGACCGGCGAAATTCGATCACGATCTCCACTTGGGCATGTACAGCTGCAACGCCTGCCACACCAAGATTTTCAAGGCGGGGCGCAACAACAAAGTAGTGACCATGCTGGAAATGGAGAACGGGAAGTCCTGCGGCGCCTGCCACGACGGCAAGAAAGCTTTTTCAGTCCGCGAAGACTGCGTGAAGTGTCACGACATGTAG
- a CDS encoding HAMP domain-containing protein has product MLKSFAAKATVPPAIAVTGFVVVCCILLYSVIKTDMLNDAILNETNLAGTIVKSARYAMLKDDRETLRNIIDNIGQQKGVEHTRIFNKKGVIMFSAHPEDVNKFVDKKAAGCIACHAGPVPLTSMGRMEQARRFINENGHSVIAITVPIYNEPDCFTAACHVHSSTQKLLGTLDIGLSEEPLQKTLGTLRSRMIVFCLMVLVLTVGGVSALLLRNVLLPIKELANYVTAINRGEQSSKAPAYRDEIGELARAYEDMANRLKTTQNELKQPRSAEGDGADSRS; this is encoded by the coding sequence ATGCTGAAGAGCTTTGCCGCGAAGGCGACTGTGCCGCCCGCCATAGCCGTAACAGGCTTTGTCGTGGTCTGCTGCATACTCCTGTACTCGGTCATCAAGACCGATATGCTTAATGACGCAATTCTGAACGAAACCAACCTGGCAGGAACCATCGTCAAATCGGCACGCTACGCCATGCTCAAGGACGATCGGGAAACCTTGCGCAACATCATAGATAATATTGGCCAGCAGAAGGGGGTTGAACACACCCGCATATTCAACAAAAAGGGAGTTATCATGTTCTCGGCCCACCCCGAGGACGTAAACAAGTTTGTGGACAAAAAAGCAGCAGGTTGCATCGCCTGCCATGCCGGCCCGGTACCCCTCACCAGCATGGGGAGAATGGAACAGGCCCGGCGCTTCATCAATGAAAATGGTCACAGCGTCATCGCCATCACGGTTCCCATCTACAACGAACCGGACTGCTTCACTGCCGCCTGCCACGTCCACAGCTCCACCCAGAAACTCCTCGGCACCCTCGACATCGGCCTTTCGGAAGAGCCGCTTCAGAAAACTCTCGGCACCCTGCGCAGCAGAATGATCGTCTTCTGTCTCATGGTTCTGGTTCTGACCGTAGGCGGGGTTTCCGCCCTTCTGCTCCGCAACGTCCTGCTCCCCATCAAGGAATTGGCCAACTACGTCACCGCCATAAACAGAGGAGAGCAGAGCAGTAAAGCGCCTGCCTACCGGGACGAGATCGGCGAACTGGCCCGTGCCTATGAAGATATGGCAAACAGGCTGAAGACCACTCAGAATGAGTTGAAACAACCGCGCTCAGCCGAAGGCGATGGCGCCGACAGCCGTTCCTGA